TTCTGGAAACCGCAGTATTTTGATTGGAGCTGGAACCTGATGAATGGAGAGAATCAGGGGCAGTATATGCAGCAATGGTTTATTGACACACAGAATTCCGGACAGCCACAGTCAGGCAGTCTGAGAGCATATGGGGTGTCTCCTACTGCTATTAATCTGGCGCTACCTCCTGATTCAGTAGGTGAGTTAAAGCGTGCGACCATAAGTGGCGGACCTTATACCATCATTGATACAGTGCTTACGACTAATTATTCTGATACGGGATTAACAGCCAACACGACTTATTATTATGTGTATGGAAATAGCGGGGAAGTTTCTGCTACTACTGATCCTGTCGGTTTTGCACCTGATCTGCCCATGTACTTAACAAGTGAGGCGGGGAATCAGGTGGTGCAGTTAAACTGGTGGAAAACTGCCGTAGGGGCTACCAGCTACAATGTGTACAGAGCTACAGCAGCAACAGGACCTTATACATTGATAGCTTCGGGCATTACAGGCACTACTTATACAGATGCCAATGTGACGAATGATGTGACTTATTATTACAGGGTATCCTCAGTATCTACGGTAGAGAGCGCATTGGGACATGTGGTGGAAGATATGCCTTCGGCCAATATTGTTTTTGTGGATAATACGGGTGCGGTGGCAACAGGTACCTGGAGCAGCAGTACTTCATTACCGGGGTATTATGGTACGAATTACATGGTGGATGGGAATACAGGCGCTACCGGCGGTAAGAGTATGCGATATTCTCCTGATCTGGCAGTAGCAGGTACATATGATGTGTATATGCGATGGTCTTCCGGTACTAATAGAGCTTCCAATACGCCTGTGGATGTAAATTATTCAGGTGGTAGCAGTAGTTACATCATTAACCAGCAAATAGATAATGGGGTGTGGAAATATTTAGGTACGTATGATTTTGCAGCAGGAACAACCGGGAATGTGTTGATACGAAATGATTCTGCGAATGGGTATGTGATTGCAGATGCGGTAAAGTTTGTGCTGCATCCTGAGGAGGTACCAGCTTCTTTTATGAAACGGGTTGCCAACAACTCATTGGTGATTTATCCTAATCCGGCTACAAATACCATTCAATTTTCAGGAGTGGATGTGAATGGGAAATATATTACCGTATACGACCTGAAAGGTGTGCGAAAGATGGCGGTGGTAGGGCAACAGCAGACGCTGGATATCTCTGCACTGCAACCGGGTATGTATTTCGTGGTGATTCATGGGGCGAAAACGGTGACGGGGAGTTTTATCCGGAATTAAAAGGTGGTGGGTTGTCCTGATTATGATTTTCTGTTGAAAACTCCTATCTTGATTCTGTTATGTTTAATGATCAGACGGCAGATGAAAATTTATGGGAGGCAATACAGGAGGGGCATGCAAAAGCTTTTTCGCTTTTGTATGACCGGTACTGGTATAGGGTGTATACGACTGCATTTCATCATCTGAAAGATCAGGAGACCTGCATAGAAGTAGTACATGATATTTTCCTCAATTTATGGCAGAAGCGGGCGCAGTTACAGATACAGTCTTTTCCGGCGTATCTGACAACGGCGGCCCGTTATCATGTGTATAGAAAGGCGCATCAGCAGCAACAGCAGCGGGTGACTTATACAGATACGCTGGAATTGCTATCGCAATCTGAGGAGCGGAATACGGCATTGGATAAATTGCGGGAGGCAGAGTTGGAAGTGAGGCTGATGACGGCGCTGGAAGGATTGCCCAAAAGATGTAGGGAGATATTTTTGATGAGCAGGAAGGAGCAACTGACGAATGAGGAGATTGCGGGAAGGTTGGGGATTAGTAAGCGAACGGTGGAGAATCAGTTGACATATGCGTTGGCGACACTGAGGGATAAGCTGAAGGATTTAATTGTGTTGGTGTTGTTGTATCAGCAGATGAAGTAATCTAAATACCCCCCTGAGAATGTTCGCTTTATTATATCCTCCTACGAAATAACTACATTTGTACCCATGAAATGGTACATCATTCCGGCATTGTTAATCTTTTTACACCCTGATACATTTGCCCAATCAAAATTACAACAGTTTGATGATCGTGTGCTCGAAGATCTGGCGGCTCACCGTACGCCGGGGCAGACAAAGATGTGGCGCACTATTTCCAATATGAATGATTATGTAGATGTGGGAATACCAGTAGTGGTATTGACAGCGGGGTTAATTAAAAACGACCCTGACATGAAGCAGAACGCCCTGTATATTGCAAGTAGTACAGCGACTACTTTTCTTCTGAATACGCTGATTAAAGTAATCGTAAAGCGACCCAGACCCTTTGTGAGTAATGTAAGACTGAAAGCAGTGTACGAACCGACATCCTATTCATTTCCTTCTGGTCATACTTCTTCTGCTTTCAGTGCTACTACGGCGCTGGCCAGGGCATATCCCAAATGGTATATCATAGCGCCTTCCATGGTATGGGCATCGGCGATAGGCTATTCCAGAATGTACCTGGGGGTACATTATCCTACGGATGTAGCTACGGGTGCGTTACTGGGTGTAGGTACTTCGTTTGCCTTAGGATTTATACGCCCGGGCATGCATTAAAAATCTGCTTCTTTTTTAAATTCTTTGTCAGCGAAAAACTTCACGCTTAATTCATATTGCAATATTTCATTGACGGCAGCCATTGCTTCGCGTGAAGGGTCGTCAGAAAGATTGTCTCTTGAGTACCAGACGATGCCGTTTTTTTCCTTCAATTTTTTCAATTGATTGTCCAATTCGGTGATGGTGGCCTGAGTGCCATTGGCGAAGATGGTGCCGTTTTTCTCGACGTACACTTTCAGCACATTTGCATCCTCAGTTTGTTGTGCAATGGAAGGTGCAGATTCCAGGATGAAGGTACTGTCGTTATTGGCAGTATCTATAGCTTGTTGCCTGCAACTCGTCATTAGCATAAATGCTGATGCGAAAAGGATGGTATATTTCATAGTCTCAGAATTCACGTTCGTATTAGGCCTTTCGATATGCTAAAATTGGAGGGTCAAATATAGTATATAAAATTTAAATGTGAAGGTTTGGAATTAATGATTGAAATTATTTTTGAGTGATATTTAACGAAGAACTGATAAGAAGAAATTCATTTTTCCCGATATGTCCCTTAAATGATAATACAAATTGTATCATATCATACAACAGATGATTGACCATATACAACTTGCGGATGATGTGTATAAGATTGTATGGACAGAACCTACCGGTACTGATGTAGGTGTGAATTGTATGCCTGGACGGGAAAAGCTACATGGGGTGATTTTCTTTCCTAGTGGGGTACATGAGCATCGCATTATAAGGGGATGACAGAAGATATCAGGTCTGGTAAGTGACATTTTAATAATTTTAAAGGCTTTTGCCTGGCGGCAAAAGCCTTTAAAATTATTTTTCTTTTATCAATGTGTACACTTTATCTCCATAAGTTTCAAATGTGCACGCTTTTGTTCTGCTATTCTCTTGTAGACATTTTGTTTTAAAGATCGTCAGCGTATCCATAAAAAACTTATATCCATATTTCTCCCTTTTATTCTCCGAAGTTTGGAATTCAATATAATCCACATCATTATTTATCTCAGCATACCAATCATCAATGATCGGCGTATAATGGGTAAAAAGATCCAACCCTGCAATGGTATCATTCTCTCCAAACACCACTTTCTTCCCATCTTCCAGGTGATAAGTACCACTGAATAACAACTCTTCCAATATTCCCCAATCTGGTTTAGTCACATCGCCCTTCACTAATTTATAGAGATAGGTATCGCGAATTTTGATCCTTGTAGGAGAAAAAATCCGGATAGTATCAGCATTCTTTTTACTACGGTCAGGGCTGGTAAACAGGTATTGATCCCCGCTTTTCACAACTACTATATCTGCTTCGCCATCATGGAAACCACCAATATACCTGGTCACCATCAATGTGCGTGCTGGGATCTCCAGACAACTAATACTATCGGCCCTGCAAAGACGAGGGGATTGTGTGATATGCAGGTCATTCACATATCCTTCATTCACCCATATGCCGGCGAAACTAAGGGCGGTATCCAATGCTTCATAGTTACCTACGGAATCCAGCTCTGCTACAGGGGGTGCGGATTCGGTGGCGGTTTCAATTTCAGATTCAGGTTTACTGGCAACTGAGTTTTTACAAGCAATAAACCCCAAGGTAATTCCAAGGATAAATAATGTGTATCTCATAGCGAACCACAAGATAACATATTTTTATAATATAAAAACATATTGATATCAGCGGTTAGTTTTTCTGATAACGGGTAGCGAATTCATCTGCAAAGGTTTGCAGGCTGCGGGTACCCTCTTTCTTTCCATAAGGCATCCAGAGGATGCCTGTACGTACGGCTATGCCTACTTCTACCAATAGCCGGGCTATTTCTTCCCTGATACCACTTTGCATTATACCTGCCAATGCCTGTTCATCTGTAAAAACCACCCATTGAAGATCCGGCTGACCAATGGCATTGCCAAGGGCCGTAGCGACTTCGGCCATAGTACGGTCATCGCTGACTACGTAAATGATGTGATGAGGCAGCGTAAATGGTGTTTGAATAGCTTGCGTCACTGCATCTGCAATATCTTCCGGATGCACCATTACAAGGCGGGTATCTTTGTCATAATTGGCACCTATAAAACCCATGTGACGGATCATCGAAATATTACCATAAAGATTGGTAAAAATGTATGGTAAACGCATGTGTTTGATATGCACATCCGGAATTTTATTGAGCGCTGTTTCCATCTCATAGGATCCGATTGTCAACCCTGTTCCCTCTTTTAAATGAGCCCCCATGCTGCTTATATTTACGACATTCTTCACTCCTGCCTGCTGAATACCCTGTGCATATAATTGCCCTAATGATGCACTGTATGCCCTGTAGTCCGACACGCTAAAATCAGGAGGGATCATGGTGTATACCACATCTGCACCTTTGAATGTCGCGGTCAAAAAATCAACATCCTGTATATTACCTATAGCTGGTATACCACCAAGAGCCTGAATCGCTGTTTTCTTCTGCTCATTACTACTGATGATGGTGACTACATGCCCTGCACTGATCAACTGTGTAGCAAGTGGCTTTCCGATATTTCCTAATGAGCCTGTGAGTGTGATTTTCATGTTTTGATTTTTTACTACAGCAAAGCTACCTTTGTGAGGAGGTTCAAAGAAGAACTTACCCTAAAGTAGGTAGCTATGACTGCTATAAAAGAAAGCTCGACTATTCAGGAAAATAAAAAGACAGTATTCCAGGAATGCCCTGTTACATATGTGATGGAAAAGATCGGTGGGTACTGGAAACCTATTATTTTGTTTCAATTATTATCTGGTAAAAAGCGCTATCATGAATTGAAGAAAAATATTCCGGGTATCAGTGAAAAAGTACTCATTCAGCAATTAAAACAACTGGAAACGGATGAATTGATTGTAAGGGACGCTACCCAAAATATTCCTCCTGTAGTGCATTATAGTTTAACTCCTTCCGGAATAGCACTGCGCCCTGTTTTGTATGCGATGGCTGTATGGGCGATTGAGGAAACAGATATGCCGGTTTCGAAAAAACTGGAAGATTTTCCCGGAAGGGATATTGAAATTTAATACCTGGAAATAACCGCAGCTACTATTATTTTTTTGTCACCCTGTATCGTCCCGGCGTTAACCCTGTATATCTTTTAAAAAAACGAATAAAATAGGATTGATCTGAAAAATTAAGCTTGTAATGGTGAGGTTTCAGGTGGGGAATTATTTACAGGATCATGATTTGAGTGCGGCGGATAATTTGGGGAGTAAGGTGAATTTGTATAGTTTGAAAGTTACACACTAAAAAAATGGCCTGCGGCAGCAAAGAAATTTTTGCTTATTGCTGCCGCAAGGCTTTTAATAATTTACATATTGCTCTGCAAACGTCCCATCTGCATACAAATCAATCAACCCATACCCCGGCGCCGTCTCTCTCCTGTTCCCTTCCCACCAGGCACCACTCACCGCACCATTACAGATGTAAGTCACATTGTTATACACCACCTTATCCCTTAAATGTATATGCCCGCTCAGGCACAATTTCACATTTGGGTGTTTGTAAAAAAGACTGATGATCGCAGCTGTATCTGTATGCATATCTCCACCCAACATCGACCACTTGTTGACAATGTTATCCTCAATCATTAGTGTAGCCGTAAGTATAGGGATATGTGACAAGACACACACCGGCATGTTCTTATCTGTATTATTCAATTCATTTTCCAGCCAATGAAACTGCTCCTCTCCCAATTTTCCAATATACCAGGTATTGTCAATATCCAGGTGCACACTGTCCAGACATATAAACTTCCATCCACCTTTTACAAAACTGTAATAAGGCTTCGCCAGTTCCAGCTGCGTTAAGGCATATTCCTTTTCATTCTTTTCCTTCCACCAGAGGTCATGATTCCCCAGCACTGAATACATGGGCAAACCGGATTCTGATTTGAACACTCCTTTCACCAGTTTCCACTGCGCTTCGTTAGTCGCCAGATCTTCTTTGTTCATATCAAATACCAGGTCGCCCCCATTAAGAATAAAATCTACTTTGGGCGATTGCGATTGTACATGATGTAAACAATCCCGCAGGTGACGGGGCGCATCAAATTTGTCCTTCAAATGAATATCTGTGAGATGGGCGATGCGCAATGCGGGTTTTGCACCGGTTGCCGCCAGCGTACTCAATGGCAATGCAGGCGCCAATAACAGGCCGCCCATTCTTTTGAATAAGGTTCTTCTTAACATCGAAGCAAAGGTAAAAATCCAACTGAATGCCCTGTGTTAAGTTATTGTTTATAAATACCAATCAGGTGGGTACGCAGGTAGTAGGCACCTGACAATACAATCTTTGATGAAGGTAATTTCGGCATATGACAATCAATACAATTTAATACCGCCATCTTATCAAACTTACACCGGGGCGACGGTTGTTGCTGGTGGCATTGCATACATTTCTGAGAAAATGCTACTGTATTATTCGCTTCATTCTGATGTGGATCATGACAGGTGGTACAGTTCATCTGTCTGCTTTCTTTAAAACAACGGCTGGCTGTAAATAACTGGTATTGGGTACCATGTATATCCAGTTGTGATGGCCTGGAAGGACCACTGATATCAGGGAAGAAATAGTCACTGTAAGCATCACCGGGTTGATACCCAAAGAGCGATTTCTGTGGTGTCTTTAAACCGGAATGACACAGTGCACACATATCCAATTGCTGCTGATTTCCAAGGGTACGGACAGCTGTCATATGCCTGGGTGTCTTTTCGTTCGGATGCGCAGTATGATAAGCGATATGTGCTGCTGCAGGACCATGACAACGCTCGCAATCTATGCCGTAAATGAGCTTCCCTTTTTCAAAGGTTTCGTTCAAACTACGACCTATCATTGTGACATTTTTGATACCTACAGCAGAACTGTGACAACCAAAACAGGTGCTGGGGATCTGCCTGTCAAATTTAGGATGGGATGTAGGAAAACCTGGGCTATTGGCCCAATGACCTGCACTGACATAATAAGATACCGGCAACTGAAAATAGTTCTCATTTTGCCAGTATAAATAGGTTTGTGCATGACGCCCGGAACCTACTGATAAATGAAAGAGATGGGAACCTTGTACCTTGCCACTATCAGTAACGGACATTGTAACCTGATCGCCATTATCATAGGTAAATGAGGCCGGAAACGAGCCTAATATGTTCTTGCTGGTCGTTCTGAAATGGGTTGTCTGTACATAATGGTTGTAAATATCCTGATGACAACCAGCACAGGTATTCGCACCGGCATATGCGGCTCCTCTCAAATCCTGAGTAACCGGCTGTTTGATACATTGGGATAATACTATGATCAGGCATATGATGCCTGTTGCGACTAACAACATTCGTTTATTCATAACGCAGAAAAATATCTTACATGATCCACTGCCTGAGTGTAAGGATACTCAGCCAACCCATGACCACCACTACGACCCAACCTACCAGAGACAATGCCAGCGGATGTTTGTAATCTTTCAACCTTCTGGAAGCCGCTAACAACATCACTGCCAGTGCTATTGGGAGTATCAATCCATTGAGGGCGCCTGCAATAATGAGCAAATGAACAGGATTACCTATGGCTGCAAAGATCACTGTACTGAATACAATGAAAAAGGTAGTAAACCATTTTTCATTTTTTGCTATAAAAGGATGGAATGTTTTTAAAAATGAAACGGAGGTATACGCTGCCCCTACTACTGAAGTGATCGCGGCACTCCACATCACCATACCAAAGAAACGATAACCGATTTCACCAGCAGCGCTTTTGAATACTGCTGCTGCAGGATTCCCAATATCAAGACGAATACCTTGTGTCACTATACCCAATGCCGCCAGGAATAACAATATCCGCATCACACCTGTGATCAATATTCCCCTTGTTGCACTCTGGTTTACCAGTGGAATAGACTCACGCCCTCCTATGCCTGCATCCAGCAACCGGTGTGCTCCTGCAAAACTGATATACCCACCCACGGTTCCACCTACTAATGTAATGATAGATCTTGTATCTATATTATCCGGCCATACCATTTGCCGCATGGCATCCAGTACTGGAGGATGAGAACTGATGGCTACATACAAGGTGAGCAACACCATCAGTATCCCTAAATAGCGGGTAAACTGATCCATGGCATTTCCCGCCTCTTTCATCCAGAAAATAAAAAGGGAAATAACTCCACTCAATATTGCGCCGTACAAAGTATCTAACCCAAATAGCGCCTTTAATCCTAATCCACACCCACCAATATTGGCGATGTTAAATACAAGACCTCCCAGCACCACTAAAAATGCCAGAAAATAACCCAGTCCGGGCAACAATTCATTGGCCAGATCCTGTGCACGGGAGCGGCTCACTGTCAGTATCCGCCAGATATTCAGCTGTGCACCGATATCCAACAGGATAGATATGAAAATAGCAAAGCTAAAAGCAGCGGCATGCTGCTGTGTAAAAACAGTCGTTTGGGTCAGGAAACCCGGACCTATTGCTGATGTAGCCATCAAAAAGGCAGCACCCAGCAGGACGGAAGAGCGTTGTTTGTTCAAGTGTGTTGTATGGTTAGGTGGTGTTCTCCTAAAGTTTTATGCACTGCTCTTGCAAAAGCCACTGCATGCGCACCATCTCCATGCAGACAAATGGTTTCGGCACGAATTGGTACTGTCTTTCCATTGACAGTCGTTACTTCCTGCTTTGTTACCATTTGTAATACCTGTTGCAACGCATCTGCTTCATTGTCTATCAGGGCATTGGGTTGACTACGTGGTGTAAGGGAGCCATCTTCCTGATAGGTTCTGTCTGCAAATACCTCACTGGCTGTTTTAAGGCCCATAGCTGCCGCAGCTTTTATAAGCCAGCTATTGCTCAATCCAAATAAACAAAGGGCCGGATTGGTATCTCTGATGGCTTGTGCGATGATGGTTGATAAGTGTTGATCTCTGGCTGCCATGTTGTACAATGCACCATGTGGTTTCACATGTTGGATAGTGGCATTCAGCGAAAGACAAACTTTGTCTAAAGTATATAACTGTGTAGCAATCAAATCATAGACTTCGGCATCTGACAATTGTTGTTCTGTTCTGCCGAAATTTTCTTTGTCCCTGAACCCCGGGTGTGCACCGATCGCCACCTGATGCTGCAGGGCGAGAGTGATTGTTTGTTCCATGGTGTCCCTATCTCCGGCATGATAGCCACAGGCAATATTTGCACTGCTGATGTAAGGCATTATTTCGGCATCGGTAGGCATACCTTCGCCCATATCACAGTTCAGGTCGATGTACATATTTATTTCTGGTTGTGTTGCAGCCATTCCTGCCATCGTAAGTTACAGGCATTTTGTAGAAAATGCAAGTGCTGCTCTGCTGCGATAAGCAACTCCTCGGCTTCGCCATGAGGAATAATCCTGAAAGTAATCTGGCTGTGTGGTAGTAACTGTGCTAATATAGGGAGGTCAGCACTTACAACGTGGGCGATGCGCGGATAGCCGCCGGTTGTCTGATGATCGGCCATGAGTATAATCAGGTGGCCATCTGGCAATAATTGTACGGTACCCCTGGTAATGCCGGCCGAGAGCCGTTCTTCTTCTTTGATCATGTGTAGTACCGGTCCTCTGAGGCGATATCCCATTCTGTCACAATGTTCCGACAAGGTAAAGTGGTGCGTGGTAAATACCGACTGCGAAGCGGGTGTCAGTTCAGGATATTCGAGGCTTGTCACCACCCTGATCTCACTGCCATCTGAATACAGGTCCCGCACATCTGCCCGCCACGGTAATGGGGTGGCTTGCTGTGTAGCATGCAGGTATTTATTTCGCAAGGCCTTGTCGATCTCTTCATCTACCTCGTTCACCGGAATACGATCGTTCTTTTGCAGCTTCCTGCCTTCAAACCCACCGGCACCCGCTTTGAGATGGGTACTGTGACTACCCAGCCAGGGCGTGGTCGAGAGCCCGCCTCTTACAGCGATATAACAACGTGCGCCAGAGACTGGTTTAGTAAAACGTAATATCGATAGCTGCGAAATCCAGATGGGTTGATTCGTATCTAATGGTTGTTCATTCACCATAGCGCCGAAGTCACCACCGGAAAGAGCGATGAGGGTATCCTGTTCAAACAGTAATACAGCTGCAGGAAAATGTAACTCTATTACGGCGGCTTCCGGATTGTTGCCTACGAGAATGTTTGCTACATACATGGCGGCTCTGTCCATAGCGCCTCCGGGATTGATGCCCAGATGCTGGTAGCCATATCTGCCCCCGTCCTGTATTGTATCCAGTAAACCCTGTTGGATGACCTGTATCATTTATATCTTTTTATGGAATTCACGCAGCGAGATAGGTATAAATTTTACCTGATCGCCGGGATGACAATAGCAGGGGAAATCTAATGCAGGGTCAAACATTTTGATAGGTGTTTGGCCGATGATGTTCCAGCCCCCTGGTGATGCTAATGGGTAGATGCCGGTTTGCCCCCCGGCAATGCCGACACTGCCCGCCGAAATGTTTAAGCGGGGCTTTTTTTGCCTTGGTGTAGCAAGGCGATTGTCTACTTTGCCCATGTATGGGAACCCCGGGAGAAAACCCAGCATGTAAACGGTGTATGTCTGAGAAGTGTGTAGGTCGATGATGTCAGCTTCGCTCATGCCCTTCTGAGACGCCATAGTAATCAGATCCAGCCCGAGAGAAGGATCGTAACACACTGGAATTTCAAGGAGACGTGATGTAGTCTTTTGTATAATGAGCGGAGCGGTTAAGGCCGGTGCGATCAATGACTGGATGGTCGTAAAGGCATTGTTGTTTTGTTCACGGCGAACTAACAGGATGTCGTATACGATCGTAAGCGAAGCGTAAGCTGGTATGATATCGAGAATGTATGG
This Chitinophaga sancti DNA region includes the following protein-coding sequences:
- a CDS encoding cellulase family glycosylhydrolase, producing the protein MKTLTILWLFLVFYFAVHAQVPWLHVDGNRIKDSLGNNITLRGVSILAPEHNNECTTCNTKPISEMLEWQADAGRGWQSRVVRLQVTCAKVSDPAQSFADIIDPYVQQAIAKGLYIIVDLHFVSNYGSGGIPQVLVMNFWKYVAPKYANTPNVLFEVYNEPINPDVWATWKSYIQPVIDTIRAVAPKNIILVGGPQWSTRVNSALASPMTGTNLVYVYHIYPNQGAATTTNLNTKFGTAAQTIPVMVTEFGWNDNSSYSDAVTHGTTTAWGTPFRTYMDAHPEIGWTGYIFDNFWKPQYFDWSWNLMNGENQGQYMQQWFIDTQNSGQPQSGSLRAYGVSPTAINLALPPDSVGELKRATISGGPYTIIDTVLTTNYSDTGLTANTTYYYVYGNSGEVSATTDPVGFAPDLPMYLTSEAGNQVVQLNWWKTAVGATSYNVYRATAATGPYTLIASGITGTTYTDANVTNDVTYYYRVSSVSTVESALGHVVEDMPSANIVFVDNTGAVATGTWSSSTSLPGYYGTNYMVDGNTGATGGKSMRYSPDLAVAGTYDVYMRWSSGTNRASNTPVDVNYSGGSSSYIINQQIDNGVWKYLGTYDFAAGTTGNVLIRNDSANGYVIADAVKFVLHPEEVPASFMKRVANNSLVIYPNPATNTIQFSGVDVNGKYITVYDLKGVRKMAVVGQQQTLDISALQPGMYFVVIHGAKTVTGSFIRN
- a CDS encoding RNA polymerase sigma-70 factor codes for the protein MFNDQTADENLWEAIQEGHAKAFSLLYDRYWYRVYTTAFHHLKDQETCIEVVHDIFLNLWQKRAQLQIQSFPAYLTTAARYHVYRKAHQQQQQRVTYTDTLELLSQSEERNTALDKLREAELEVRLMTALEGLPKRCREIFLMSRKEQLTNEEIAGRLGISKRTVENQLTYALATLRDKLKDLIVLVLLYQQMK
- a CDS encoding phosphatase PAP2 family protein — protein: MKWYIIPALLIFLHPDTFAQSKLQQFDDRVLEDLAAHRTPGQTKMWRTISNMNDYVDVGIPVVVLTAGLIKNDPDMKQNALYIASSTATTFLLNTLIKVIVKRPRPFVSNVRLKAVYEPTSYSFPSGHTSSAFSATTALARAYPKWYIIAPSMVWASAIGYSRMYLGVHYPTDVATGALLGVGTSFALGFIRPGMH
- a CDS encoding phenolic acid decarboxylase, whose amino-acid sequence is MIDHIQLADDVYKIVWTEPTGTDVGVNCMPGREKLHGVIFFPSGVHEHRIIRG
- a CDS encoding NmrA family NAD(P)-binding protein, whose product is MKITLTGSLGNIGKPLATQLISAGHVVTIISSNEQKKTAIQALGGIPAIGNIQDVDFLTATFKGADVVYTMIPPDFSVSDYRAYSASLGQLYAQGIQQAGVKNVVNISSMGAHLKEGTGLTIGSYEMETALNKIPDVHIKHMRLPYIFTNLYGNISMIRHMGFIGANYDKDTRLVMVHPEDIADAVTQAIQTPFTLPHHIIYVVSDDRTMAEVATALGNAIGQPDLQWVVFTDEQALAGIMQSGIREEIARLLVEVGIAVRTGILWMPYGKKEGTRSLQTFADEFATRYQKN
- a CDS encoding helix-turn-helix domain-containing protein; its protein translation is MTAIKESSTIQENKKTVFQECPVTYVMEKIGGYWKPIILFQLLSGKKRYHELKKNIPGISEKVLIQQLKQLETDELIVRDATQNIPPVVHYSLTPSGIALRPVLYAMAVWAIEETDMPVSKKLEDFPGRDIEI
- a CDS encoding AraC family transcriptional regulator is translated as MIPHLKPHHYKLNFSDQSYFIRFFKRYTGLTPGRYRVTKK
- a CDS encoding metallophosphoesterase family protein translates to MLRRTLFKRMGGLLLAPALPLSTLAATGAKPALRIAHLTDIHLKDKFDAPRHLRDCLHHVQSQSPKVDFILNGGDLVFDMNKEDLATNEAQWKLVKGVFKSESGLPMYSVLGNHDLWWKEKNEKEYALTQLELAKPYYSFVKGGWKFICLDSVHLDIDNTWYIGKLGEEQFHWLENELNNTDKNMPVCVLSHIPILTATLMIEDNIVNKWSMLGGDMHTDTAAIISLFYKHPNVKLCLSGHIHLRDKVVYNNVTYICNGAVSGAWWEGNRRETAPGYGLIDLYADGTFAEQYVNY
- a CDS encoding multiheme c-type cytochrome — encoded protein: MNKRMLLVATGIICLIIVLSQCIKQPVTQDLRGAAYAGANTCAGCHQDIYNHYVQTTHFRTTSKNILGSFPASFTYDNGDQVTMSVTDSGKVQGSHLFHLSVGSGRHAQTYLYWQNENYFQLPVSYYVSAGHWANSPGFPTSHPKFDRQIPSTCFGCHSSAVGIKNVTMIGRSLNETFEKGKLIYGIDCERCHGPAAAHIAYHTAHPNEKTPRHMTAVRTLGNQQQLDMCALCHSGLKTPQKSLFGYQPGDAYSDYFFPDISGPSRPSQLDIHGTQYQLFTASRCFKESRQMNCTTCHDPHQNEANNTVAFSQKCMQCHQQQPSPRCKFDKMAVLNCIDCHMPKLPSSKIVLSGAYYLRTHLIGIYKQ
- a CDS encoding NRAMP family divalent metal transporter, encoding MNKQRSSVLLGAAFLMATSAIGPGFLTQTTVFTQQHAAAFSFAIFISILLDIGAQLNIWRILTVSRSRAQDLANELLPGLGYFLAFLVVLGGLVFNIANIGGCGLGLKALFGLDTLYGAILSGVISLFIFWMKEAGNAMDQFTRYLGILMVLLTLYVAISSHPPVLDAMRQMVWPDNIDTRSIITLVGGTVGGYISFAGAHRLLDAGIGGRESIPLVNQSATRGILITGVMRILLFLAALGIVTQGIRLDIGNPAAAVFKSAAGEIGYRFFGMVMWSAAITSVVGAAYTSVSFLKTFHPFIAKNEKWFTTFFIVFSTVIFAAIGNPVHLLIIAGALNGLILPIALAVMLLAASRRLKDYKHPLALSLVGWVVVVVMGWLSILTLRQWIM
- the pxpA gene encoding 5-oxoprolinase subunit PxpA, which encodes MAATQPEINMYIDLNCDMGEGMPTDAEIMPYISSANIACGYHAGDRDTMEQTITLALQHQVAIGAHPGFRDKENFGRTEQQLSDAEVYDLIATQLYTLDKVCLSLNATIQHVKPHGALYNMAARDQHLSTIIAQAIRDTNPALCLFGLSNSWLIKAAAAMGLKTASEVFADRTYQEDGSLTPRSQPNALIDNEADALQQVLQMVTKQEVTTVNGKTVPIRAETICLHGDGAHAVAFARAVHKTLGEHHLTIQHT
- a CDS encoding biotin-dependent carboxyltransferase family protein; the protein is MIQVIQQGLLDTIQDGGRYGYQHLGINPGGAMDRAAMYVANILVGNNPEAAVIELHFPAAVLLFEQDTLIALSGGDFGAMVNEQPLDTNQPIWISQLSILRFTKPVSGARCYIAVRGGLSTTPWLGSHSTHLKAGAGGFEGRKLQKNDRIPVNEVDEEIDKALRNKYLHATQQATPLPWRADVRDLYSDGSEIRVVTSLEYPELTPASQSVFTTHHFTLSEHCDRMGYRLRGPVLHMIKEEERLSAGITRGTVQLLPDGHLIILMADHQTTGGYPRIAHVVSADLPILAQLLPHSQITFRIIPHGEAEELLIAAEQHLHFLQNACNLRWQEWLQHNQK
- the pxpB gene encoding 5-oxoprolinase subunit PxpB — encoded protein: MSMDYTINPLGDHSLIIEWSQEISPAVHDKVMNVYNHLLTMQLPYILDIIPAYASLTIVYDILLVRREQNNNAFTTIQSLIAPALTAPLIIQKTTSRLLEIPVCYDPSLGLDLITMASQKGMSEADIIDLHTSQTYTVYMLGFLPGFPYMGKVDNRLATPRQKKPRLNISAGSVGIAGGQTGIYPLASPGGWNIIGQTPIKMFDPALDFPCYCHPGDQVKFIPISLREFHKKI